In one window of Nocardiopsis aegyptia DNA:
- a CDS encoding PucR family transcriptional regulator: protein MSDLHLRMAALSADVTSAVIERCRAEVPYYRELPRQVLEGEVSRSVEAVHTLLLRTLRDGGEVRPGDLTRLIEWSARRAEERVPLEAVTAAYLVGAQEWWHSLAAAAEPGELAEAGANLLTCLRTAMPAVVLAHQQAQEDLNSEDKRVRRALLTALLDGRPYEGPAEAARVAVAGEHEVMAFAFDADPPTRLVQSSLDAHTGVPVLMDPVAGIALLPGRPDLPDLVATLARDVGEPLLAAGAPAADPAAVPAAAAEARRVLDLVQRLGRPPGFYRLDDVLLEYQLARPGDALVRLAAKLDPLEEHPYLMETLRVFVDRGHNRRQTALALSIHRNTLDYRLQRVSTLTGLDFAVPAEARLLQAALTVRDLG, encoded by the coding sequence ATGTCCGACCTGCACCTGCGCATGGCAGCCCTGAGCGCCGACGTCACCTCGGCCGTCATCGAGCGCTGCCGGGCGGAGGTGCCCTACTACCGGGAGCTGCCGCGCCAGGTCCTCGAAGGCGAGGTGTCGCGGTCGGTCGAGGCCGTGCACACCCTGCTGCTGCGCACCCTGCGCGACGGCGGCGAGGTGCGACCGGGCGACCTGACGAGGCTCATCGAATGGTCGGCCCGCCGGGCGGAGGAACGCGTTCCCCTGGAGGCCGTGACCGCCGCCTACCTCGTGGGCGCCCAGGAGTGGTGGCACAGCCTGGCCGCGGCGGCCGAGCCAGGCGAGCTGGCCGAGGCGGGCGCCAACCTGCTCACCTGCCTGCGCACGGCCATGCCCGCCGTCGTACTCGCCCACCAGCAGGCGCAGGAGGACCTCAACAGCGAGGACAAGCGCGTCCGCCGCGCCCTGCTCACCGCTCTCCTGGACGGCCGCCCGTACGAGGGGCCGGCGGAGGCCGCGCGGGTCGCGGTGGCCGGAGAGCACGAGGTCATGGCGTTCGCCTTCGACGCGGACCCGCCGACCAGGCTGGTGCAGTCCTCCCTCGACGCCCACACGGGTGTTCCGGTGCTGATGGACCCCGTGGCGGGGATCGCGCTGCTGCCGGGCCGGCCCGACCTGCCGGATCTGGTGGCCACGCTCGCGCGCGACGTGGGCGAGCCCCTGCTCGCCGCCGGGGCGCCCGCCGCCGACCCCGCGGCCGTCCCCGCCGCGGCGGCCGAGGCGCGCCGGGTGCTCGATCTGGTCCAACGGCTCGGGCGCCCGCCCGGGTTCTACCGCCTCGACGACGTGCTGTTGGAGTACCAGCTCGCCCGGCCCGGCGACGCGCTGGTCCGGCTGGCCGCCAAGCTCGACCCGCTGGAGGAGCACCCCTACCTGATGGAGACCCTGCGGGTGTTCGTCGACCGCGGGCACAACCGCCGCCAGACCGCCCTGGCGCTGTCCATCCACCGCAACACCCTGGACTACCGGCTGCAGCGGGTGAGCACGCTGACCGGTCTGGACTTCGCCGTGCCCGCCGAGGCCCGCCTGCTCCAGGCGGCGCTCACCGTCCGCGATCTCGGCTGA